The Planococcus donghaensis genome contains a region encoding:
- a CDS encoding DUF402 domain-containing protein has product MAIPAEGETIQIHSYKHNGRIHRVWQETTVLKGTNNIVIGANERTLVTESDGRTWLTREPSICYFHAEHWFNIICMLREDGVYYYCNVSSPFVYNNGSLKYIDYDLDVKVFPDMSYTLLDEDEYEDHKRQMGYPEVIDQILHRNVEKLIGWIKQRKGPFAQDFIEVWTNRYEFHRLNRIRD; this is encoded by the coding sequence ATGGCGATTCCTGCGGAGGGTGAAACAATCCAAATCCACAGTTACAAACACAACGGTCGCATCCACCGTGTCTGGCAGGAAACAACCGTACTGAAAGGTACGAATAATATTGTAATTGGTGCAAATGAACGGACGCTAGTGACAGAATCCGATGGAAGAACTTGGTTAACGCGTGAACCTTCAATTTGTTATTTTCACGCAGAGCATTGGTTTAACATCATCTGTATGCTCCGAGAAGACGGTGTTTATTATTATTGCAATGTTAGTTCTCCATTCGTTTATAATAATGGCTCGTTGAAATACATCGATTATGACTTGGACGTAAAAGTGTTTCCAGACATGTCGTACACGTTATTGGATGAAGACGAATATGAAGACCACAAACGGCAAATGGGTTATCCCGAAGTGATTGATCAAATACTTCACCGAAATGTAGAAAAACTGATCGGCTGGATTAAACAGCGCAAAGGACCATTTGCTCAAGACTTTATCGAAGTATGGACGAATCGTTATGAATTTCATAGGTTAAACCGGATTCGTGATTAA
- a CDS encoding ABC transporter ATP-binding protein — protein MNSMKRYMQFVRPYYWQIALTIVIGVFKFAIPLFIPLLIKIVIDDIIGADALSNAEKLRQLYLWLGGTAIVFFLLRPPIEYFRQYYAQYVSNKILYDIRGYLYGHLQRLSLRYYANTRAGEIISRMINDVEQTKNFVMIGLMNVWLDIATIIIAIIIMLTMDVSLTIVALLAFPFYAFSVKYFFGRLRDLTRARSQALANVQSYLHERVQGMSIIKSFALEKHEQKIFNETNDQFLEKAIDHTKWNAKAFAVVNTITDVAPLMVIGYAGYQVIQGNLTLGTMVAFIAYIERLYSPLRRLVNSSTTLVQSLASMDRVFELIDEDYDVTDKEKAHDLSVVDGKLEFRDVSFHYNDGGTEVLSNLNFTVKPGETVAFVGMSGGGKSTIVSLIPRFYDVTSGAIYMDDHDLRDVTTHTLRDQIGLVLQDSILFSDSVKANILMGKPGATDEEVIEAAQAANADEFISQLPDGYETKVGERGVKLSGGQKQRVAIARVFLKNPPILILDEATSALDLESEALIQDSLERLAHDRTTLVVAHRLSTITHADQILVIDRGKLAERGTHNELMKQQGVYYNLFQVQHFN, from the coding sequence TTGAATAGTATGAAACGCTATATGCAGTTTGTCAGACCGTATTATTGGCAAATTGCGCTGACGATTGTCATTGGTGTATTTAAATTCGCGATACCGTTATTTATACCCTTGCTTATCAAAATTGTTATTGACGATATTATAGGAGCAGATGCTCTGTCTAATGCAGAAAAGTTACGGCAGTTGTATTTATGGCTTGGCGGAACGGCAATTGTCTTTTTCTTATTGAGACCGCCAATTGAATATTTCCGTCAGTATTATGCACAATATGTCAGCAATAAAATTCTGTACGATATTCGTGGTTATTTGTATGGTCATTTGCAGCGTTTGAGTTTGCGTTATTATGCAAATACGCGAGCAGGAGAAATTATTTCACGGATGATTAATGATGTGGAACAAACAAAAAACTTTGTGATGATTGGCTTAATGAATGTCTGGTTAGACATTGCGACAATTATTATTGCTATTATCATCATGTTAACGATGGATGTTTCATTAACCATAGTGGCGTTACTAGCGTTTCCGTTTTATGCGTTCAGCGTAAAATATTTCTTTGGTCGTTTACGTGATTTGACACGTGCACGTTCACAAGCGTTGGCAAATGTTCAAAGTTATTTGCACGAACGAGTACAAGGCATGAGCATTATAAAAAGCTTTGCGTTAGAAAAGCACGAACAGAAAATCTTTAACGAGACGAACGATCAATTTTTAGAAAAGGCAATTGACCATACAAAATGGAACGCTAAAGCATTTGCTGTAGTCAATACCATAACGGATGTGGCTCCGTTAATGGTGATTGGCTATGCTGGTTACCAAGTGATTCAAGGGAATTTAACACTTGGGACGATGGTTGCGTTTATCGCATATATTGAGCGCCTTTACAGTCCGCTTCGCCGTTTAGTCAATTCTTCAACAACGTTGGTTCAATCGTTAGCTTCGATGGATCGTGTTTTTGAATTAATAGATGAAGATTACGATGTAACAGATAAAGAAAAAGCGCATGATTTAAGCGTTGTTGATGGCAAATTAGAATTTCGCGATGTTTCTTTCCATTACAATGATGGTGGAACTGAAGTGCTGTCGAATTTGAATTTCACCGTAAAGCCAGGAGAGACTGTTGCTTTTGTTGGAATGAGTGGTGGCGGAAAATCGACCATCGTCTCTTTGATTCCACGATTTTATGATGTGACAAGTGGTGCTATTTATATGGATGACCATGATTTGCGCGATGTGACTACTCATACATTACGTGATCAAATTGGTTTAGTATTGCAAGATTCGATTCTTTTCAGTGACTCAGTGAAAGCCAATATTCTCATGGGGAAACCGGGAGCAACAGATGAAGAAGTGATTGAGGCCGCACAAGCTGCAAACGCCGACGAATTTATTTCACAGTTACCTGATGGTTATGAAACAAAAGTTGGCGAACGTGGAGTGAAATTATCGGGAGGACAAAAACAACGTGTGGCAATTGCACGCGTGTTCTTAAAAAATCCACCAATTCTTATTTTAGACGAAGCTACTTCAGCACTTGATCTTGAAAGCGAAGCGTTAATACAAGATTCGTTAGAGCGATTAGCGCATGATCGGACCACTTTAGTCGTGGCGCATCGTCTTTCAACTATCACTCATGCAGACCAAATTCTTGTAATTGACCGCGGCAAACTGGCTGAAAGAGGGACGCATAATGAGCTGATGAAGCAACAAGGTGTGTACTATAACTTATTCCAAGTACAGCATTTCAATTAA
- a CDS encoding ABC transporter ATP-binding protein, with amino-acid sequence MTERKTILDVKGLQTSFFTDDGEIPAVDNVNFHIREGEVLGIVGESGCGKSVTSLSIMGLVPSPPGKITGGEILFQDKDLTKLSEKKMREIRGNDIAMIFQEPMTSLNPLFTIGNQLREAIKIHKKDWSKEQVQERAIEMMKLVGLPRPEGLMKEYPHQLSGGMRQRVMIAMALLCDPKVLIADEPTTALDVTIQSQILKLIKNLNERLNTAVLLITHDLGVVAETCERVVVMYSGKVVEEGPVHTIFNDPQHPYTKGLLESVPDMRFKKERLYSIPGNVPKPGSIKTGCKFAARCEFAFDRCLTESPELYQTAEDHQTRCFLFDPKEVQSHDRTVIES; translated from the coding sequence ATGACTGAGCGTAAAACCATCTTAGACGTTAAAGGTTTACAAACATCCTTTTTCACAGACGATGGAGAGATACCAGCAGTAGATAATGTAAATTTTCACATACGTGAAGGTGAAGTGCTTGGCATTGTGGGAGAATCGGGATGCGGGAAAAGTGTAACTTCACTGTCAATAATGGGGCTTGTTCCAAGTCCTCCTGGAAAAATTACAGGTGGAGAGATTTTATTTCAGGATAAAGATTTAACAAAATTATCCGAGAAAAAAATGCGCGAAATTAGAGGGAACGATATTGCGATGATTTTCCAGGAGCCGATGACGTCATTAAATCCGCTATTTACAATCGGCAATCAGCTTCGAGAAGCCATAAAGATTCACAAAAAAGACTGGTCGAAAGAACAAGTTCAAGAACGCGCAATTGAAATGATGAAATTAGTTGGCTTGCCAAGACCAGAGGGCTTGATGAAAGAATATCCTCATCAGCTATCAGGCGGAATGCGCCAACGTGTCATGATTGCGATGGCTTTGTTGTGTGACCCGAAAGTATTAATTGCGGATGAACCAACAACGGCACTTGATGTAACTATTCAGTCTCAAATTTTAAAACTAATAAAAAATCTAAATGAACGTTTAAATACAGCCGTGTTATTGATCACGCATGACCTCGGAGTAGTAGCTGAAACTTGTGAACGAGTTGTCGTTATGTACTCAGGGAAAGTCGTTGAAGAAGGCCCGGTTCATACGATTTTCAATGACCCGCAACATCCTTATACAAAAGGATTGCTTGAGTCAGTTCCAGATATGCGCTTTAAAAAAGAACGCCTTTACTCGATTCCTGGAAACGTTCCCAAACCGGGATCGATTAAAACAGGATGCAAGTTTGCGGCACGTTGTGAATTCGCTTTTGATCGCTGTCTGACGGAAAGTCCGGAGCTGTACCAAACGGCGGAAGACCATCAAACGCGCTGTTTCCTATTTGATCCGAAGGAGGTACAGTCGCATGACAGAACCGTTATTGAAAGTTGA